One genomic window of Sodaliphilus pleomorphus includes the following:
- a CDS encoding DUF5715 family protein, with protein MIFLAIALTLASSCTGSSRHSKGKSGDTAAKAQQEAPFYFDDYQDVQLAAAQKWGITPIASRDTDFTKIPQLEKIESCDLYTVEYLSHSVPYLTHHAKALLDTIAKAFQDSLAARHVRIEKIIVTSVTRTMDDVKRLQRVNSNAVSQSSHCYGTTFDIAHNNFYAVNKEGEELPYSEQKLILGHVLYRLRMQHKCWVLVEERQPCFHVTVNY; from the coding sequence TTGATATTTTTGGCAATTGCCCTCACGCTTGCGAGCAGCTGCACGGGCAGCTCTCGTCACTCCAAGGGCAAATCGGGCGACACTGCCGCCAAAGCACAACAGGAAGCGCCGTTCTATTTCGACGACTATCAAGATGTACAGCTCGCCGCGGCACAGAAATGGGGCATCACTCCCATAGCCAGCCGCGACACTGATTTCACCAAGATTCCCCAACTGGAGAAAATCGAGTCGTGCGACCTGTACACCGTCGAGTACTTGTCGCACTCGGTTCCCTACCTCACCCACCACGCCAAGGCACTGCTCGACACGATTGCCAAGGCCTTTCAGGACTCGCTGGCAGCCCGTCATGTGAGAATCGAAAAAATCATTGTCACCTCGGTCACGCGCACCATGGACGACGTGAAGCGCCTGCAACGCGTCAACAGCAATGCCGTATCACAATCGTCGCACTGCTACGGCACCACATTTGACATAGCGCACAACAATTTCTATGCCGTAAACAAAGAGGGGGAAGAGCTACCCTATAGCGAGCAGAAACTGATATTAGGCCACGTGCTCTACAGGCTGCGCATGCAACACAAGTGCTGGGTGCTCGTCGAGGAGCGGCAACCGTGTTTCCACGTCACAGTGAATTACTGA
- the tatC gene encoding twin-arginine translocase subunit TatC, which translates to MTQDQGKGTLEEMSLWDHLDALRAVLIKMIVVLVVATCVLFVFMPQIFDNVILAPCRGDFILYRVFEKITAGLPFVPDFSTQGFQVHLINIQLASQFFIHMSSAFWFALVLTFPVLLYLLWTFVSPALYPNEKRGFEIAFGLGLVMFLLGVMVGYFIVFPITLRFLADYHVSQMVPNQISLDSYMDTFLMMIFIMGLVFELPLLAWVLGKFGILHRDFFKKYRRHAVVVLLVLAAVITPTGDPFTLAIVFMPIYILYELSALLVKPQQDSDA; encoded by the coding sequence ATGACTCAAGACCAGGGTAAGGGAACGCTCGAGGAGATGTCGCTATGGGATCACCTCGATGCATTGCGTGCTGTGCTCATCAAGATGATTGTTGTGCTGGTGGTCGCAACATGTGTGCTTTTTGTTTTCATGCCCCAGATTTTTGACAATGTGATTCTGGCGCCGTGCAGGGGAGATTTTATACTATACCGTGTTTTCGAAAAAATCACAGCGGGTTTGCCTTTTGTTCCCGACTTCTCCACTCAGGGATTTCAAGTGCACCTGATCAACATTCAGCTGGCGTCTCAATTTTTCATTCACATGTCGTCGGCCTTCTGGTTTGCACTGGTGCTCACTTTTCCTGTTTTGCTCTACCTGCTATGGACCTTTGTAAGCCCTGCACTGTATCCCAATGAGAAACGTGGCTTTGAGATAGCTTTCGGGTTGGGCCTCGTGATGTTTCTGCTCGGGGTGATGGTGGGGTATTTCATTGTTTTCCCTATTACCTTGAGGTTCCTTGCCGACTATCATGTGAGCCAGATGGTCCCCAACCAGATTTCGCTCGACAGTTACATGGACACTTTCCTCATGATGATTTTTATCATGGGGCTTGTGTTTGAACTCCCATTGCTGGCATGGGTTTTAGGCAAGTTTGGTATTCTGCATCGGGATTTTTTCAAGAAATACCGCAGGCACGCGGTAGTGGTTTTGCTCGTCCTGGCCGCAGTCATCACTCCCACTGGCGATCCCTTCACACTCGCCATCGTGTTCATGCCCATTTACATTCTGTATGAGTTGAGCGCGTTGCTGGTCAAGCCACAGCAGGATAGTGATGCCTGA
- a CDS encoding Sec-independent protein translocase subunit TatA/TatB, which yields MLNSILLLFNLGTGEIIVIVLIVLLLFGGKKIPELMRGLGKGVKSFKQGMNEVEEEIKNADPIDGKKESSNQGKKIPEK from the coding sequence ATGTTGAATTCTATATTATTGTTATTCAATCTCGGCACGGGAGAGATCATTGTAATCGTGCTTATTGTGTTGCTGTTGTTCGGCGGCAAAAAGATACCCGAGCTCATGCGTGGCCTGGGCAAGGGCGTGAAAAGCTTCAAGCAAGGCATGAATGAGGTGGAAGAGGAAATAAAGAATGCCGACCCCATCGACGGCAAAAAGGAATCTTCCAACCAGGGAAAAAAGATACCTGAAAAATAG
- a CDS encoding flavodoxin family protein, whose product MKVLLINGSPHVKGCTATALEEVAHTLNKCGIDTKTSWIGARPISGCVACNQCRTTGQCVFNNDMVNIVAAEASECDGFVFGSPVYYASPNGTLLSFMDRLFYSAAEKLEFKPAACIVSCRRGGATASFDVINKYFSINNMPIVTSQYWNQVHGNTPDEVRQDAEGLQTMRALARNMAWMLNCIEAGKARGLNHPELEPWQNTNFIR is encoded by the coding sequence ATGAAAGTATTGTTGATCAACGGCAGCCCGCATGTGAAAGGATGCACGGCCACTGCACTCGAAGAGGTTGCCCACACCTTGAATAAATGTGGCATCGATACCAAGACATCGTGGATAGGTGCACGCCCCATTTCGGGCTGTGTCGCGTGCAACCAATGCCGAACGACGGGACAATGCGTATTTAACAACGACATGGTCAATATCGTAGCTGCCGAGGCGAGTGAGTGCGACGGCTTTGTCTTTGGCTCCCCCGTGTATTATGCCAGCCCCAATGGCACGTTGCTCTCATTTATGGACCGCTTGTTTTATTCGGCAGCCGAAAAGCTGGAGTTCAAGCCTGCAGCGTGCATAGTAAGCTGTCGCCGTGGCGGCGCTACGGCATCATTTGACGTCATCAACAAGTATTTTTCAATCAACAACATGCCCATTGTCACGTCGCAATACTGGAACCAGGTGCATGGCAACACTCCCGACGAGGTGAGGCAGGATGCCGAAGGCTTGCAGACCATGCGCGCACTGGCACGCAACATGGCATGGATGCTCAATTGCATAGAGGCTGGAAAGGCTCGAGGGTTGAATCATCCAGAGCTGGAGCCATGGCAGAACACCAACTTCATAAGATGA
- a CDS encoding NADPH-dependent FMN reductase, whose translation MKKILFIIGSLRKASFNREVSELVKNMLKGKAEVTELDYSSVPLINQDIEYPAPQAVAEMRRVVADADGVWIFSPEYNYSYPGHVKNIIDWLSRPVDPACRTAPTVLAGKKFTITGAGGKGATAACRKQLTTLLTALKADVMVEGQTGIALNLEAWTEGRMILTETQKSQLAQQAGRFLNYMEA comes from the coding sequence ATGAAGAAGATTTTGTTTATAATAGGCTCATTGCGCAAGGCGAGCTTCAATCGAGAAGTGAGTGAACTGGTCAAAAACATGCTCAAGGGCAAAGCTGAAGTGACCGAACTGGACTATTCAAGCGTGCCGCTCATCAACCAGGACATCGAATATCCCGCACCACAAGCAGTTGCCGAGATGAGGCGTGTTGTGGCCGATGCCGACGGCGTGTGGATATTTTCGCCAGAATACAACTACTCCTATCCAGGCCACGTCAAGAACATCATCGACTGGCTGTCGCGCCCCGTAGACCCTGCCTGCCGCACAGCCCCCACTGTGCTCGCCGGAAAGAAATTCACAATAACGGGAGCCGGGGGGAAGGGAGCCACTGCCGCCTGTCGAAAACAACTCACCACATTGTTGACAGCATTGAAGGCCGACGTGATGGTCGAGGGGCAGACAGGCATTGCCCTCAATCTTGAGGCTTGGACCGAAGGGCGCATGATACTCACCGAGACGCAGAAGTCGCAACTGGCTCAACAAGCTGGCCGTTTCCTCAACTACATGGAAGCATAA